The following are from one region of the Hyla sarda isolate aHylSar1 chromosome 6, aHylSar1.hap1, whole genome shotgun sequence genome:
- the LOC130275860 gene encoding uncharacterized protein LOC130275860, with protein sequence MTSLLSENDRVMGQGPFTNLRCKSTKMPPPIESSNLDVFLDMVTREIERIPSWNEQIPSNLSDRELTALKQLERDSRITIKPSDKGGNLVVMDTCGYKEMTLTLLQDRESYRIIGRDPTNSFKEELEKLLIRGLDDHLISDQECKYMCPVDPQIPTFYALPKIHKGVMPLKGRPIVSGVNSITQKLGIYLDQILREFVSSLPSYIRDTSDLLQKIDGIQLDSDMLLASIDVEALYSSIRHVDGLRAVSYYLQTRGIHFRTHSEYVIQLLEFLLTHNYFIFDSRYYHQLRGTAMGSPVAPSYANLTLGWWESTIVFGEEDSKWNPHLIYWGRYIDDVFVVWSGSENLFKEFVEGLNHNPLGLKFTFEIDRDELPFLDVLIRRGENGLLETSTFRKPTSTNSLLRWDSFHPIPLKKGIPTGQFLRIRRNCSSMEGFNNQARDLRDRFVERGYPSDVLFTSFNRALTSERKELLTPKNRTIEDNSVRLIGTYDNQSERVKNILKRYWPLLRSDQDLNDIVSPYPMITFRRGRSIRDRLVHSHFVEPTRQGTWLDRKPLGTFRCGRCRACSNIQQSKSFTSVVTGREYTIRDFANCDTEGVIYVGTCTCPLQYIGKTKRSFKKRIREHVCDIQNRRDTPVSLHMWAKHGGDTRCISFCAMEVIRKSPRGGEWDRRILQKESEWIFRMRSVSPFGLNERLTYSCFL encoded by the coding sequence ATGACAAGTCTCTTGAGTGAAAATGATAGGGTTATGGGTCAAGGACCATTCACTAATTTGAGGTGCAAAAGCACGAAAATGCCCCCCCCTATAGAATCATCTAATTTGGATGTATTCCTTGATATGGTAACTAGAGAAATTGAAAGAATACCCTCATGGAATGAACAAATTCCCTCTAACCTATCGGATAGAGAGTTGACGGCTTTAAAACAACTAGAGCGTGATTCTAGGATTACAATTAAACCATCGGATAAAGGTGGGAATCTGGTGGTCATGGACACATGTGGTTATAAGGAAATGACACTAACACTATTGCAGGATCGTGAATCCTATCGGATTATTGGAAGAGATCCTACTAACTCCTTTAAGGAAGAACTTGAGAAACTCCTTATTAGGGGTCTAGATGACCATTTGATTTCTGATCAAGAATGTAAGTACATGTGTCCGGTTGACCCCCAGATTCCCACTTTTTATGCGCTTCCAAAAATACATAAAGGGGTTATGCCCCTGAAGGGGCGACCCATAGTCTCAGGAGTAAATTCAATTACTCAAAAACTAGGTATATACCTAGATCAGATATTGAGAGAATTTGTGTCCTCTTTACCATCATATATAAGAGACACTAGTGACCTTCTACAAAAAATTGATGGTATACAACTTGACTCAGACATGCTTCTAGCATCGATAGATGTAGAGGCCCTCTACAGTTCCATTCGACATGTAGATGGACTGAGGGCTGTCTCGTACTATCTACAAACTAGGGGCATTCACTTCCGGACCCATAGCGAATATGTCATCCAACTATTGGAATTTCTTCTAacccataattattttatttttgattctcggtactaccaccagctcaggggtacAGCCATGGGGAGCCCAGTGGCTCCCTCGTATGCAAACCttaccctgggctggtgggagagtaCCATAGTTTTTGGGGAGGAGGATAGTAAGTGGAACCCACATTTAATTTATTGGGGTAGATATATTGATGACGTGTTCGTAGTATGGTCCGGAAGTGAAAATCTATTTAAGGAATTTGTAGAGGGTTTAAATCACAACCCCCTTGGTCTTAAGTTTACGTTCGAGATTGACAGGGACGAATTACCATTTCTGGATGTACTAATTAGAAGAGGAGAGAATGGTTTGTTGGAGACGAGTACCTTTAGGAAACCTACATCGACGAACAGCCTACTTAGATGGGACAGTTTCCATCCTATACCCCTTAAAAAAGGTATCCCCACTGGACAATTCCTGCGGATACGTAGGAACTGTTCGTCGATGGAAGGTTTCAACAATCAGGCAAGGGATCTGAGGGATAGGTTCGTTGAACGGGGCTACCCCTCGGATGTGTTGTTTACATCCTTCAATAGGGCCTTAACATCAGAACGTAAAGAGTTGCTAACCCCGAAAAATAGGACCATTGAGGACAATTCTGTTAGATTAATTGGTACCTATGATAACCAATCAGAAAGGGTAAAGAATATACTGAAAAGGTATTGGCCTCTTTTACGAAGTGATCAAGATCTTAACGATATTGTTTCTCCTTACCCCATGATTACATTTCGCAGGGGTAGGTCTATAAGGGATAGGTTGGTACATAGTCACTTTGTGGAACCAACCAGGCAAGGGACTTGGCTGGATAGGAAACCACTTGGTACCTTTCGTTGTGGCCGATGCAGGGCATGTAGCAACATCCAGCAAAGTAAGTCCTTCACTAGTGTAGTGACTGGAAGAGAATACACCATCAGAGATTTTGCCAATTGTGATACTGAAGGGGTGATATATGTAGGGACCTGCACATGCCCCCTCCAGTACATAGGCAAAACTAAGAGGTCCTTTAAGAAAAGGATTAGAGAACATGTTTGTGACATTCAAAATCGAAGAGACACTCCGGTGTCACTACACATGTGGGCAAAGCATGGTGGTGACACTAGATGTATCTCCTTTTGTGCTATGGAAGTAATTCGGAAATCCCCTAGGGGAGGAGAATGGGACAGACGCATCCTACAAAAAGAATCCGAATGGATCTTTAGGATGCGATCTGTATCACCATTTGGCCTAAACGAACGTTTAACTTATAGCTGCTTTTTGTAG